The Saccharomonospora cyanea NA-134 genome includes a region encoding these proteins:
- a CDS encoding thiolase domain-containing protein yields MTTSPSMIGWAHSTFGRADEPDVETLLAGVTGTALEHAGVEPGDVDGVFVGVFNGGLSRQGFEAGLVGVGLPELAGVPAVRAENACATGSAALYAALDFVQSGRGGIALVAGAEKMTTAEPEVLNDVLLTASYRREEEHAGSFAGVFAGLARTYFDRYGDHRRTLAGIAAKNHRNGVDNPHAHLRRDLGLDFCDEVSARNPLVADPLRRTDCSLVSDGAAAVVVAAPGIAASAPRAITWRGRAHASDHLPLSRRSDVLELAGARAAFTHATEEAGITLDDLDLLETHDCFTIAELLQYEAFGLTEPGKGAAVVADGTVERTGDLPVNPSGGLKAKGHPIGATGISQHIMAALQLTREAGDMQVDGAELAGVFNMGGAAVANYFSVLERIR; encoded by the coding sequence ATGACGACCTCGCCCAGCATGATCGGATGGGCCCACTCGACGTTCGGCAGAGCCGACGAACCCGACGTGGAGACGCTGCTCGCCGGTGTCACGGGCACGGCCCTCGAACACGCCGGTGTGGAGCCCGGTGACGTCGACGGCGTGTTCGTCGGGGTGTTCAACGGAGGGTTGTCGCGCCAGGGTTTCGAGGCAGGCCTGGTCGGCGTGGGGCTGCCGGAGCTCGCCGGAGTGCCCGCCGTACGCGCCGAGAACGCCTGCGCCACCGGCTCCGCCGCGCTGTACGCCGCACTCGATTTCGTGCAGTCGGGCCGGGGTGGCATCGCGCTCGTGGCCGGCGCCGAGAAGATGACCACGGCCGAGCCCGAGGTCCTGAACGACGTGCTGCTGACCGCCTCCTACCGCAGGGAGGAGGAACACGCGGGTAGCTTCGCCGGAGTCTTCGCCGGGCTCGCACGCACGTACTTCGACCGCTACGGCGACCACCGCCGGACACTGGCCGGGATCGCCGCCAAGAACCACCGCAACGGCGTCGACAACCCACACGCCCACCTGCGCAGGGACCTCGGTCTCGACTTCTGCGACGAGGTGTCGGCGCGCAACCCGCTCGTCGCCGACCCGTTGCGGCGAACCGACTGCTCGCTGGTCTCGGACGGCGCGGCGGCGGTGGTGGTGGCCGCGCCCGGCATCGCCGCCTCGGCCCCACGCGCCATCACCTGGCGGGGCCGCGCCCACGCGAGTGACCACCTTCCCCTCAGCCGCCGGTCGGACGTGCTGGAGCTGGCCGGCGCCAGGGCCGCGTTCACCCACGCGACGGAGGAGGCGGGGATCACGCTCGACGACCTGGACCTGCTGGAAACCCACGACTGCTTCACGATCGCCGAGCTGCTCCAGTACGAGGCGTTCGGGTTGACGGAGCCGGGCAAGGGCGCCGCCGTGGTCGCGGACGGCACGGTGGAACGCACCGGCGACCTGCCCGTCAACCCGTCGGGCGGCCTCAAGGCGAAGGGACATCCGATCGGCGCGACAGGCATCTCCCAGCACATCATGGCCGCGCTGCAACTGACCCGGGAGGCGGGCGACATGCAGGTCGACGGCGCCGAACTGGCGGGGGTGTTCAACATGGGCGGCGCGGCCGTCGCCAACTACTTCTCGGTCCTGGAGCGGATCCGGTGA
- a CDS encoding IclR family transcriptional regulator, whose protein sequence is MRPDADPKALSDRSRIARRSASWTLAHAIESGQEPAGAQSIQRALVLLNLVGVLARDRPEGVSLSELTRVSERPKASVRRVLLALVQAGYVEQDPVTSRYRLGLQAAVLGELASRGADRLGSLSTDSLIRLSDVSEDTAFLTVRHGSYAVCARRQEGPGPIRNYALAVGDRHPLGVGAGSLAILSALPDDEVDAVLATTAPARTHYPRFDDDTLRRLVRRTRTAGYALNDGLVVPGSWAIGVAVNDGTGRPVAALSVASIAERLGGQRREELAEVLRREAETVHAALAATNESIREG, encoded by the coding sequence ATGAGGCCTGATGCGGATCCGAAAGCCCTGAGCGATCGGAGTCGGATCGCCAGGCGGTCCGCATCGTGGACCCTTGCCCACGCGATCGAGAGCGGGCAGGAACCGGCGGGTGCGCAGAGCATCCAGCGCGCTCTGGTGCTGCTGAACCTCGTCGGCGTCCTGGCCAGAGACCGGCCCGAAGGTGTCTCCCTGTCGGAGCTCACCCGCGTCAGCGAACGACCCAAGGCCAGTGTGCGACGCGTGCTGCTGGCACTGGTGCAGGCCGGTTACGTCGAACAGGACCCCGTGACGTCGCGCTACCGGCTCGGGTTGCAAGCCGCCGTGCTCGGAGAACTCGCCAGCCGCGGCGCCGATCGGCTGGGCAGCCTCAGCACGGACAGTCTCATTCGACTGTCCGATGTATCCGAAGACACGGCTTTCCTCACCGTGCGCCACGGAAGCTACGCGGTCTGCGCGCGAAGGCAGGAAGGTCCCGGCCCGATCCGCAACTACGCGCTCGCGGTGGGGGACCGCCATCCGCTCGGTGTCGGAGCTGGCAGCCTCGCCATCCTGAGCGCGTTGCCGGACGACGAGGTCGACGCCGTGCTGGCCACGACCGCGCCCGCCCGCACGCACTATCCCCGCTTCGACGACGACACGCTACGGCGCCTCGTTCGTCGCACGCGCACGGCGGGATACGCCCTCAACGACGGTCTGGTCGTTCCCGGTTCGTGGGCGATCGGCGTGGCCGTGAACGACGGGACGGGCCGTCCCGTCGCCGCGCTCAGCGTCGCCAGCATCGCCGAGCGGCTCGGTGGGCAGCGACGCGAGGAGTTGGCCGAGGTCCTGAGACGCGAGGCCGAGACCGTACACGCCGCACTGGCGGCGACGAACGAGTCCATTCGGGAGGGATGA
- a CDS encoding DctP family TRAP transporter solute-binding subunit: protein MRSMRFLRGVAVLACLALGACGSVTAAPGGPVHDWTMTVTTGESSTWYEAAQRFADTLERESDGRMRLRVFTGEQLSAGDPAAGVEQLMNGDKDFSYNSTIIYAGIDPRFGAINAPFLYQNHEEADRAIDSGAREAYERLCAEFGVTMLGFGESGFRQITNNVRPVRTPADLEGIKIRIPGIGLFTDVYRSLGANPTTMNFSEVFTSLQQGTIEGQENPMDVISSAGLAEVQEYLTIWNYVYDPLILGMNQELFTSLSPADRQIVLDAAREANEFQVQANRKLEQAQVAEQSRLMEVTELTDEQVDRFRQAVRPLYDEYAEVWGPALTDAVTPER from the coding sequence ATGAGGTCGATGCGTTTCCTGCGCGGCGTCGCCGTGCTGGCCTGCCTCGCGTTGGGCGCGTGCGGGTCGGTCACCGCCGCGCCGGGTGGGCCGGTCCACGACTGGACCATGACCGTCACCACCGGCGAGTCCTCGACGTGGTACGAGGCGGCGCAACGCTTCGCCGACACGCTGGAGCGCGAATCGGACGGCCGGATGCGGTTGCGCGTCTTCACCGGTGAGCAGCTCTCCGCGGGAGATCCCGCCGCGGGTGTCGAGCAACTGATGAACGGGGACAAGGACTTCTCCTACAACTCCACGATCATCTACGCGGGTATCGACCCCAGGTTCGGCGCGATCAACGCTCCGTTCCTCTACCAGAACCACGAGGAAGCCGACCGGGCGATCGACAGCGGCGCACGCGAGGCGTACGAGCGGCTGTGCGCCGAGTTCGGCGTCACGATGCTCGGATTCGGCGAGAGCGGTTTCCGGCAGATCACCAACAACGTCCGGCCCGTCCGCACGCCCGCCGACCTCGAGGGCATCAAGATCCGCATCCCGGGCATCGGATTGTTCACCGACGTGTACCGGTCGCTCGGGGCCAATCCGACCACGATGAACTTCTCGGAGGTCTTCACCTCGTTGCAGCAGGGGACCATCGAGGGGCAGGAGAACCCGATGGACGTCATCTCCTCCGCAGGACTCGCCGAGGTGCAGGAGTACCTGACGATCTGGAACTACGTTTACGATCCGCTGATCCTCGGGATGAACCAGGAGCTGTTCACCTCGCTCAGCCCGGCCGACCGGCAGATCGTGCTGGACGCGGCCCGCGAGGCGAACGAGTTCCAGGTCCAGGCCAACCGGAAGCTCGAACAGGCCCAGGTGGCGGAGCAGTCACGGTTGATGGAGGTCACCGAACTCACCGACGAGCAGGTGGACCGGTTCCGGCAGGCCGTGCGCCCGCTCTACGACGAGTACGCCGAAGTCTGGGGTCCCGCCCTGACCGACGCCGTGACCCCGGAGCGCTGA
- a CDS encoding TRAP transporter small permease: protein MFARRLALVENLLAAVPFAVVAVVAFVNVLSRYFFNASLAFTSELTVNLAVWMVMMGAVIGLREGAHLGFSALYDHVPGVVRGVLTVVITLTVLAFLAVLLLFGLEMALQQAERGRATPSIGVPQWVFTIALPIGALLGVYRAVQAGVSGFQASTVEQSPSEEAER from the coding sequence GTGTTCGCCCGTCGCCTCGCGCTCGTCGAGAATCTCCTGGCCGCGGTGCCCTTCGCCGTCGTGGCCGTGGTCGCCTTCGTCAACGTCCTTAGCAGGTACTTCTTCAACGCCTCGCTGGCCTTCACCTCCGAGCTCACCGTCAACCTCGCCGTGTGGATGGTCATGATGGGAGCCGTGATCGGGCTGCGCGAAGGCGCGCACCTCGGTTTCAGCGCGCTGTACGACCACGTCCCCGGAGTGGTCCGGGGCGTGCTCACCGTCGTCATCACGCTCACCGTGCTCGCCTTCCTCGCGGTGCTGCTGCTCTTCGGGCTGGAGATGGCTTTGCAGCAGGCGGAACGGGGCCGCGCCACCCCGTCGATCGGTGTTCCGCAGTGGGTGTTCACGATCGCGCTTCCGATCGGCGCGCTCCTCGGCGTGTACCGGGCGGTCCAAGCGGGAGTTTCCGGCTTCCAAGCCTCCACAGTGGAGCAGTCGCCGAGTGAGGAGGCCGAACGGTGA
- a CDS encoding TRAP transporter large permease codes for MIGIVLFGSFLLLLLVGVPVAFALGGAAVCSLVVMGGLGELSLVPNVFVASVSSETLLAIPFFILAGVIMEYAGISRRLVDFAQACVGGRKHGLAIVVILAAFFFSAISGSGPATVAAIGSILIPALVKHGYATRHATSLMASAGSMGIIVPPSIAFIIFAVVVSDYAGVSIVRLFVAGIVPGILLAVALVLACLTLPRKAATVATGGPGAARVAGTVERADGEQATDGEPSRPAGGFAGTFGRAVPGLLVPLIILGGIYGGIVTPTESAVVAATYALLVGLFLYREIKPRQLYRILVTSASQSAVVMLIVGAASVFGYVVTVNDIASNVADALLGLTDNRVLITLLAVVLLLVAGAFIDAVSAIYLFVPIVAPVLLEVGVDVTTIGVMMVVNLALGLITPPVGINLFVAAGIARVPLVEVVRGIRPFFVAGLAVVLLVAYVPAISNWLPDLLGF; via the coding sequence GTGATCGGAATCGTGCTCTTCGGATCGTTCCTCCTCCTGCTGCTGGTGGGAGTGCCGGTGGCGTTCGCGCTCGGCGGTGCGGCGGTGTGCTCGCTGGTGGTGATGGGCGGCCTGGGCGAGCTGTCCCTGGTGCCCAACGTCTTCGTCGCGTCCGTGTCGTCGGAGACCCTGCTGGCCATCCCGTTCTTCATCCTCGCCGGCGTGATCATGGAGTACGCGGGGATCTCGCGCAGGCTCGTCGACTTCGCGCAGGCGTGTGTGGGCGGTCGCAAGCACGGCCTCGCGATCGTGGTGATCTTGGCGGCTTTCTTCTTCTCGGCCATCTCGGGATCGGGCCCGGCCACCGTCGCCGCGATCGGCTCCATCCTCATCCCCGCACTCGTGAAGCACGGCTACGCCACACGCCACGCCACGTCGCTGATGGCCAGTGCGGGGTCGATGGGCATCATCGTGCCGCCGAGCATCGCGTTCATCATCTTCGCCGTGGTGGTCAGTGACTACGCGGGCGTGTCGATCGTGCGCCTGTTCGTGGCCGGGATCGTGCCGGGCATCCTGTTGGCCGTGGCACTCGTGCTCGCGTGCCTCACGTTGCCGAGAAAGGCGGCCACCGTGGCCACCGGAGGCCCGGGAGCCGCGCGAGTCGCGGGCACGGTGGAGCGGGCCGACGGGGAGCAGGCCACCGACGGCGAGCCGTCTCGGCCGGCGGGCGGATTCGCTGGCACGTTCGGCAGGGCGGTCCCCGGTCTGCTCGTGCCCCTGATCATCCTCGGCGGCATCTACGGCGGCATCGTCACACCCACCGAGTCGGCGGTCGTCGCGGCCACGTACGCGCTTCTCGTGGGCCTGTTCCTCTACCGGGAGATCAAGCCGAGGCAGCTGTACCGCATCCTCGTCACGTCCGCGTCCCAGTCGGCCGTGGTGATGCTCATCGTCGGCGCGGCGTCGGTGTTCGGCTACGTCGTGACGGTGAACGACATCGCGTCGAACGTCGCCGACGCGCTGCTCGGACTCACCGACAACCGCGTGCTCATCACGTTGCTGGCGGTGGTGTTGCTGCTCGTGGCGGGTGCGTTCATCGACGCGGTGTCGGCGATCTACCTCTTCGTCCCGATCGTCGCGCCGGTCCTGTTGGAGGTCGGTGTGGACGTCACGACGATCGGCGTGATGATGGTCGTGAACCTGGCTCTCGGGCTGATCACGCCACCGGTGGGCATCAACCTGTTCGTGGCGGCCGGTATCGCCCGGGTTCCGCTGGTGGAGGTCGTGCGCGGCATCCGCCCGTTCTTCGTCGCAGGCCTCGCGGTGGTCCTGCTCGTGGCCTACGTCCCGGCGATCTCCAACTGGCTTCCGGATCTGCTCGGCTTCTAG
- a CDS encoding SDR family NAD(P)-dependent oxidoreductase, with protein sequence MTVFDLTGRVVLVTGGARGIGAATARVLAGQGADVLVVDLADPVDVASALREEFPGQRFASRRVDVRDEDDVRRSVDELVDGFGRIDVLVNNAGTASRSGLDTLTEPEWYRDLDTNLRGTFLYCRAAVHPHMAGQGSGRIVNVSSISGIMGGPRSGGEGGGRSGPAYAASKGGVIALTKWLAKEVGPYGITCNSVAPGPIATALTSNVTYALDDQVIKRMGTPEEVGAAVAYLASPGAAYVTGQVLSVCGGAAIG encoded by the coding sequence ATGACCGTATTCGACCTGACCGGCCGGGTGGTGCTCGTCACCGGCGGCGCGCGCGGCATCGGCGCGGCCACCGCCAGGGTGCTCGCGGGGCAGGGAGCGGACGTGCTCGTGGTGGACCTCGCCGATCCGGTGGACGTCGCCTCGGCGCTGCGCGAGGAGTTCCCCGGGCAGCGCTTCGCCTCGCGGAGGGTGGACGTCCGCGACGAGGACGACGTCCGGCGTTCCGTCGACGAGCTCGTCGACGGGTTCGGCCGGATCGACGTGCTCGTCAACAACGCCGGAACGGCCAGCCGGTCCGGACTGGACACGCTGACCGAACCGGAGTGGTACCGGGACCTGGACACGAACCTGCGCGGTACGTTCCTGTACTGCCGCGCCGCGGTCCACCCGCACATGGCAGGGCAGGGCAGCGGCCGCATCGTCAACGTCAGCTCCATCTCCGGGATCATGGGAGGTCCGCGTTCCGGTGGCGAGGGCGGCGGCCGGTCCGGCCCCGCGTACGCGGCGTCGAAGGGCGGTGTCATCGCGCTCACCAAGTGGCTCGCCAAGGAGGTGGGCCCGTACGGCATCACCTGCAACTCGGTGGCCCCCGGCCCGATCGCCACGGCACTGACCAGCAACGTCACCTATGCACTCGACGACCAGGTGATCAAACGGATGGGTACACCCGAGGAGGTGGGCGCGGCCGTCGCGTACCTCGCCTCGCCGGGCGCCGCCTACGTCACCGGACAGGTGCTGAGCGTGTGCGGCGGAGCGGCGATCGGCTGA
- a CDS encoding methyltransferase, with the protein MPDIHWNEGHTERCVRWHSENAAPPPKRIVVADDRMRADIAYRLACEGTALLWRGDYHNARLLMQAMRRRVERKSPGAADGSAESFHRHRRFRDHRARVLGRLLVLLGDDYSLRLRRSPDVRQACVAAYGPSQGPMAVSLTELLGVIGAHQWRVRGVEVPALGARIHPHYGVFSPVRGEYVDLLARAPLPAARRTAFDLGTGTGVLAAVLVRRGFERVVATDVSPRALACARDNARRLGLAARIDVTGPCLFPEGRADLVVCNPPWLPARPTSALELGVYDPEGSMLRDVLTRFADHLEPGGEGWLVLSDLAERLGLRSRRQLTDLIEAAGLRVVGTLDTRPRHRRVTDSTDPFHRARRDEVTSLWRLSSA; encoded by the coding sequence GTGCCCGACATCCACTGGAACGAAGGCCACACCGAGCGTTGTGTCCGCTGGCATTCCGAGAACGCGGCCCCACCGCCGAAGCGCATCGTCGTCGCGGACGACCGCATGAGAGCCGACATCGCCTACCGCCTCGCCTGCGAGGGCACGGCGCTGCTGTGGCGCGGCGACTACCACAACGCGCGCCTGCTGATGCAGGCGATGCGCCGTCGCGTCGAACGGAAATCCCCAGGGGCCGCGGACGGTTCCGCTGAGTCCTTCCATCGCCACCGGCGGTTCCGCGACCACCGCGCTCGTGTGCTGGGCAGGTTGCTCGTGTTGCTCGGCGACGACTACTCGCTGAGGTTGCGCCGTTCGCCGGATGTCCGACAGGCCTGCGTCGCGGCGTACGGTCCTAGTCAGGGGCCGATGGCTGTGTCGCTCACCGAACTTCTGGGCGTGATCGGAGCACACCAGTGGCGAGTTCGAGGCGTCGAGGTTCCGGCGCTGGGTGCGCGCATCCATCCGCACTACGGGGTCTTCTCGCCCGTCCGTGGTGAGTACGTCGATCTCCTCGCTCGGGCCCCGTTACCCGCGGCCCGCCGCACCGCTTTCGACCTCGGCACGGGGACGGGGGTGCTCGCCGCCGTCCTGGTCCGGCGGGGTTTCGAGCGGGTCGTGGCCACCGACGTCAGTCCCCGCGCGCTGGCCTGCGCGCGCGACAACGCCCGTCGGCTCGGCCTCGCCGCGCGCATCGACGTGACAGGTCCCTGCCTGTTCCCGGAGGGTCGTGCCGATCTCGTCGTCTGCAACCCGCCATGGTTGCCCGCCCGGCCCACCTCGGCCCTCGAACTGGGTGTCTACGATCCGGAGGGCAGCATGCTCCGCGACGTCCTGACCCGGTTCGCCGACCACCTAGAGCCCGGCGGCGAAGGCTGGCTCGTCCTCTCCGACCTCGCCGAACGCCTCGGCTTGCGGAGCCGCCGGCAGTTGACGGACCTGATCGAGGCGGCAGGACTGCGCGTGGTGGGCACACTCGACACTCGACCGCGACACCGGCGGGTCACGGACAGCACCGATCCGTTCCACCGGGCCCGTCGCGACGAGGTGACGTCGCTGTGGCGGCTGTCGAGCGCGTGA
- a CDS encoding class I SAM-dependent methyltransferase, whose amino-acid sequence MSGRTVLDAARGPGLYAEEPVARGARVLGLDLSPRMIELGRERVPSGKFHVHDLARPLDRLPDGSVDPVLFALALEYVDDRISMLREFRRVLRPEACSFADRSRRPGGPAGSTA is encoded by the coding sequence GTGAGCGGGCGGACGGTTCTCGACGCGGCGCGCGGTCCGGGCCTGTACGCGGAGGAACCGGTGGCGCGGGGCGCTCGCGTGCTCGGGTTGGACCTGAGCCCGCGCATGATCGAGTTGGGCCGGGAACGCGTTCCCTCGGGGAAGTTCCACGTGCACGACCTGGCCCGGCCACTCGACCGGCTGCCGGACGGCTCGGTGGACCCGGTCCTGTTCGCCCTCGCGCTGGAGTACGTCGACGACCGGATCTCGATGTTGCGTGAGTTCCGACGGGTGTTGCGCCCCGAGGCGTGCTCGTTCGCGGACCGGAGCCGAAGGCCGGGAGGCCCCGCCGGGTCGACGGCGTAA
- a CDS encoding EI24 domain-containing protein, with translation MRDFMRGVRFFGRGLGILLRSPRLLLIGALPVVLTTVLLAGGLVALAYWIDDLSALVTPFADDWAEGWRVAVRIAAGVALVSVAVVVGMVSFSALTLAVGGPFYEHIAEKVEDDLGGAPSEVELPWWRLLWVGLRDGVLLMLRSLMFTLPLFVAGFVPVVGQTVVPVLMALVAAWFLALELVAVSFYRRGMDLRQRRLALRERRGLALGLGLPASLLCMIPFAALIVFPIAFVGGVLVARETLSTAVSTPA, from the coding sequence GTGCGGGACTTCATGAGGGGCGTCCGGTTCTTCGGGCGGGGGCTGGGCATTCTGCTCCGGTCACCCAGGTTGCTGTTGATCGGTGCGCTGCCGGTGGTGCTGACCACGGTGCTGTTGGCGGGCGGGCTGGTCGCGCTGGCCTACTGGATCGACGATCTGTCGGCGTTGGTCACTCCCTTCGCGGACGACTGGGCAGAAGGCTGGCGGGTAGCCGTCCGGATCGCGGCCGGTGTCGCACTGGTCAGCGTTGCCGTGGTCGTCGGCATGGTGAGCTTCTCGGCACTGACGCTCGCCGTGGGAGGCCCGTTCTACGAGCACATCGCGGAAAAGGTCGAGGACGACCTCGGCGGTGCACCGAGTGAGGTCGAACTCCCGTGGTGGCGACTGCTGTGGGTCGGGTTGCGCGACGGCGTCCTGCTCATGCTGCGGTCGCTCATGTTCACACTCCCGTTGTTCGTGGCCGGGTTCGTCCCGGTGGTGGGCCAGACCGTGGTGCCCGTGCTCATGGCGCTGGTGGCCGCGTGGTTCCTCGCCCTCGAACTGGTGGCGGTGTCGTTCTACCGGCGTGGGATGGATCTCCGGCAACGGCGGTTGGCGCTGCGCGAACGGCGGGGCCTCGCACTCGGCCTCGGATTGCCCGCGTCGCTGCTGTGCATGATCCCGTTCGCCGCGCTCATCGTCTTCCCGATCGCCTTCGTCGGAGGTGTGCTCGTCGCACGGGAAACCCTGAGCACGGCCGTCTCGACCCCCGCCTGA